Proteins from one Doryrhamphus excisus isolate RoL2022-K1 chromosome 19, RoL_Dexc_1.0, whole genome shotgun sequence genomic window:
- the grm1a gene encoding metabotropic glutamate receptor 1 isoform X1 encodes MGSLGLLLLPTLLSRLLLLSHGIGIHERAAVPRAVSRSVARMDGDVIIGALFSVHHQPSAEKVAERKCGDVREQYGIQRVEAMFHTLDRINADQNLLPNISLGCEIRDSCWHSSVALEQSIEFIRDSLISIRDDKDGSKWCVDGTHSNQPPPTKKPIAGVIGPGSSSVAIQVQNLLQLFNIPQIAYSATSIDLSDKTLFKYFLRVVPSDTLQARAMLDIVQHYNWTYVSAVHTEGNYGESGMEAFKELASQEGLCIAHSDKIYSNAGEKQFDRLLRKLRERLPKARVVVCFCEGMTVRGLLMAMRRLGVYGEFLLVGSDGWADRYEVVEGYEQEAKGGITMKLQSEVVKSFDDYYLKLRLDTNTRNPWFPEFWQYRFQCRLPGHPQENKNYKKVCTGNESLQENYMQDSKMGFVINAIYAMAHGLHDMHSEMCPGQPGLCNAMDPIDGSKLLDYLLKTSFRGVSGEDIYFDENGDTPGRYDIMNLQNVEDGRYDYINVGSWHEGILNIDDNKLWMNSSDMVRSVCSDPCSKGQIKVIRKGEVSCCWICTTCKENEFVQDEFTCKACELGWWPDDDLAGCQPLPLKYLDWADVESIVAVVFSCVGILITSFVTFIFIQYRDTPVVKSSSRELCYIILAGIFLGYICPFTLIARPTVASCYLQRLLVGLSSAMCYSALVTKTNRIARILAGSKKKICTRKPRFMSAWAQVIIAFMLISVQLTLEITLIILEPPEPIKSYPSIREVYLICNTSNIGMVAPLGYNGLLIMSCTYYAFKTRNVPANFNEAKYIAFTMYTTCIIWLAFVPIYFGSNYKIITTSFSVSLSVTVALGCMFTPKMYIIIAKPERNVRSAFTTSDVVRMHVGDGKSAAACGTNSFLNMFRRKKPASGNANSNGKSVSWSESGARHPPPRGGNVWHRLSVHVRKQEAGLNQTAVIRPLTNTPDPHSCEPSARDPGTDPHPPQETPHARPPPDPVDEDDKGRPIYAGPVEGAQGPASYLPPRAQRPLVETHCSHVPARIDRPPREPVNEPLSSTQLPLAPKGRPFEEPHEEELDLLHEYIYDAKEEGGVPHNIKPTLEDTLALSPPSPFRDSVCSEESVPGSPTLESMLGGPHTANILRDFAHSSSTL; translated from the exons ATGGGTTCGCTCGGCTTGCTCCTGCTTCCCACCCTGCTCTCCCGCCTCCTGCTCCTCTCTCACGGCATCGGTATCCACGAGCGTGCTGCTGTCCCACGCGCCGTGTCCCGCTCGGTGGCCCGGATGGACGGAGACGTGATCATCGGCGCTCTCTTCTCCGTGCATCACCAGCCGTCTGCAGAGAAGGTGGCCGAGAGGAAGTGCGGGGACGTCCGCGAGCAGTACGGCATCCAGCGAGTGGAGGCCATGTTCCACACCTTGGACCGCATCAATGCAGATCAGAACCTGCTCCCCAACATCAGCCTGGGTTGCGAGATCCGGGACTCCTGCTGGCACTCCTCAGTGGCCCTGGAGCAGAGCATCGAGTTCATCCGGGACTCGCTCATCTCCATCAGGGACGACAAGGACGGCTCCAAGTGGTGCGTTGACGGCACGCACTCCAACCAGCCACCGCCGACAAAGAAGCCCATTGCTGGGGTGATCGGACCCGGGTCCAGCTCCGTGGCCATTCAGGTGCAGAACCTGCTGCAGCTCTTCAACATCCCGCAGATCGCCTACTCCGCCACCAGCATCGACCTGAGCGACAAGACTCTGTTCAAGTACTTCCTGAGGGTCGTGCCCTCTGACACCCTGCAGGCCCGAGCCATGCTGGATATTGTGCAGCACTACAACTGGACCTACGTGTCTGCGGTGCACACTGAAG GGAACTATGGCGAGAGCGGGATGGAGGCCTTTAAGGAGCTGGCCTCTCAGGAAGGCTTGTGCATCGCCCACTCAGACAAAATCTACAGCAACGCCGGCGAGAAGCAGTTTGATCGCCTTCTCAGGAAGCTCCGCGAGCGCCTGCCCAAAGCTCGGGTGGTGGTGTGCTTCTGCGAGGGCATGACCGTCCGTGGGCTCCTCATGGCCATGCGGCGATTGGGGGTGTACGGGGAGTTCCTCCTGGTGGGCAG TGATGGATGGGCCGACCGCTACGAAGTGGTGGAGGGCTACGAGCAGGAAGCCAAGGGAGGAATCACCATGAAGCTGCAGTCGGAGGTGGTCAAGTCCTTCGACGATTACTACCTGAAACTGCGTCTGGACACCAACACCAGGAATCCTTGGTTTCCGGAGTTCTGGCAGTACCGCTTCCAGTGCCGCCTGCCCGGCCATCCTCAGGAGAACAAGAACTACAAGAAAGTCTGCACCG GAAATGAGAGCCTGCAAGAAAACTACATGCAGGACAGCAAGATGGGCTTCGTCATCAACGCCATCTACGCCATGGCCCACGGCCTCCACGACATGCACAGCGAGATGTGCCCGGGCCAGCCGGGGCTCTGCAACGCCATGGACCCCATTGACGGCAGCAAGCTTCTAGACTACCTGCTCAAGACGTCCTTCAGAGGCGTCTCGGGGGAGGATATCTACTTTGATGAAAACGGAGACACCCccggaag GTATGACATCATGAATCTACAGAACGTGGAGGACGGTCGCTATGACTACATCAATGTGGGATCCTGGCACGAGGGCATCCTGAACATCGACGACAACAAGCTGTGGATGAACAGCAGCGACATGGTGCGATCGGTCTGCAGCGACCCCTGCTCCAAAGGACAAATCAAG GTGATCAGGAAGGGCGAGGTGAGCTGCTGCTGGATCTGCACCACGTGCAAGGAGAATGAGTTTGTCCAGGATGAGTTCACCTGCAAGGCCTGCGAGCTGGGATGGTGGCCCGATGACGACTTGGCAG GCTGCCAGCCTCTGCCGCTGAAGTATCTCGACTGGGCAGATGTGGAATCCATCGTCGCCGTGGTGTTCTCCTGTGTGGGCATCCTCATCACCTCCTTTGTGACGTTCATTTTCATCCAGTACCGCGACACTCCCGTCGTGAAGTCGTCCAGCCGGGAGCTCTGCTACATTATCCTGGCGGGCATCTTCCTGGGCTACATCTGTCCGTTCACGTTGATCGCCCGTCCCACCGTGGCCTCCTGCTACCTGCAGCGCCTCCTGGTGGGCCTGTCGTCGGCAATGTGCTACTCTGCGCTGGTGACCAAGACCAACCGCATCGCTCGGATCCTGGCGGGCAGCAAGAAGAAGATCTGCACCAGGAAGCCGCGCTTCATGAGCGCCTGGGCGCAGGTGATCATCGCCTTCATGCTGATCAGCGTCCAGCTGACTCTGGAGATCACGCTCATCATTCTGGAGCCGCCTGAACCCATCAAGTCGTATCCCAGCATACGTGAGGTCTACCTCATCTGCAACACCAGCAACATTGGCATGGTGGCGCCGCTGGGCTACAACGGCCTTCTCATCATGAGCTGCACCTATTACGCCTTCAAGACGCGGAACGTCCCGGCCAATTTTAACGAGGCGAAATACATCGCCTTCACCATGTACACTACCTGCATCATCTGGCTGGCCTTCGTGCCCATCTACTTTGGCTCCAACTACAAGATCATCACCACCTCCTTCTCCGTCAGCCTCAGCGTCACCGTGGCGCTGGGCTGCATGTTCACACCCAAGATGTACATTATCATTGCTAAGCCGGAGAGGAATGTCCGAAGCGCCTTCACCACCTCCGACGTGGTTCGGATGCACGTCGGCGATGGGAAGTCTGCGGCGGCCTGCGGCACCAACAGCTTCCTCAACATGTTCCGCAGGAAGAAGCCCGCGTCTGGCAATGCAAA TTCTAATGGCAAGTCTGTGTCATGGTCTGAATCAGGTGCAAGACACCCTCCTCCGAGGGGAGGGAATGTGTGGCACAGACTGTCTGTGCATGTGAGGAAACAGGAAGCCGGCCTGAATCAGACGGCGGTCATCAGGCCCCTAACTAACACCCCCGACCCCCACAGTTGTGAGCCCTCCGCCCGCGACCCTGGCACAGACCCTCACCCCCCTCAAGAAACGCCACACGCCAGGCCCCCGCCCGATCCCGTGGACGAAGACGACAAGGGGCGCCCCATCTATGCTGGCCCCGTAGAAGGGGCGCAAGGGCCAGCTTCCTACCTGCCCCCCCGCGCTCAGCGGCCCCTGGTGGAAACACACTGCTCCCACGTCCCCGCACGCATTGACCGCCCCCCTCGGGAGCCTGTCAATGAGCCTTTGAGCTCAACACAGCTTCCTTTGGCCCCAAAAGGGCGGCCGTTTGAGGAGCCCCACGAGGAGGAGCTGGACCTTTTACACGAATATATTTACGACGCCAAGGAGGAAGGGGGCGTACCCCACAACATAAAGCCAACTTTGGAGGACACCCTTGCTCTTTCCCCGCCTTCCCCCTTCAGAGACTCGGTGTGTTCAGAGGAGTCTGTCCCCGGCTCCCCCACATTAGAGTCCATGCTCGGGGGTCCCCACACCGCTAACATCCTCCGAGACTTCGCACACAGCTCCTCAACACTGTga
- the grm1a gene encoding metabotropic glutamate receptor 1 isoform X2 has translation MGSLGLLLLPTLLSRLLLLSHGIGIHERAAVPRAVSRSVARMDGDVIIGALFSVHHQPSAEKVAERKCGDVREQYGIQRVEAMFHTLDRINADQNLLPNISLGCEIRDSCWHSSVALEQSIEFIRDSLISIRDDKDGSKWCVDGTHSNQPPPTKKPIAGVIGPGSSSVAIQVQNLLQLFNIPQIAYSATSIDLSDKTLFKYFLRVVPSDTLQARAMLDIVQHYNWTYVSAVHTEGNYGESGMEAFKELASQEGLCIAHSDKIYSNAGEKQFDRLLRKLRERLPKARVVVCFCEGMTVRGLLMAMRRLGVYGEFLLVGSDGWADRYEVVEGYEQEAKGGITMKLQSEVVKSFDDYYLKLRLDTNTRNPWFPEFWQYRFQCRLPGHPQENKNYKKVCTGNESLQENYMQDSKMGFVINAIYAMAHGLHDMHSEMCPGQPGLCNAMDPIDGSKLLDYLLKTSFRGVSGEDIYFDENGDTPGRYDIMNLQNVEDGRYDYINVGSWHEGILNIDDNKLWMNSSDMVRSVCSDPCSKGQIKVIRKGEVSCCWICTTCKENEFVQDEFTCKACELGWWPDDDLAGCQPLPLKYLDWADVESIVAVVFSCVGILITSFVTFIFIQYRDTPVVKSSSRELCYIILAGIFLGYICPFTLIARPTVASCYLQRLLVGLSSAMCYSALVTKTNRIARILAGSKKKICTRKPRFMSAWAQVIIAFMLISVQLTLEITLIILEPPEPIKSYPSIREVYLICNTSNIGMVAPLGYNGLLIMSCTYYAFKTRNVPANFNEAKYIAFTMYTTCIIWLAFVPIYFGSNYKIITTSFSVSLSVTVALGCMFTPKMYIIIAKPERNVRSAFTTSDVVRMHVGDGKSAAACGTNSFLNMFRRKKPASGNAKCKTPSSEGRECVAQTVCACEETGSRPESDGGHQAPN, from the exons ATGGGTTCGCTCGGCTTGCTCCTGCTTCCCACCCTGCTCTCCCGCCTCCTGCTCCTCTCTCACGGCATCGGTATCCACGAGCGTGCTGCTGTCCCACGCGCCGTGTCCCGCTCGGTGGCCCGGATGGACGGAGACGTGATCATCGGCGCTCTCTTCTCCGTGCATCACCAGCCGTCTGCAGAGAAGGTGGCCGAGAGGAAGTGCGGGGACGTCCGCGAGCAGTACGGCATCCAGCGAGTGGAGGCCATGTTCCACACCTTGGACCGCATCAATGCAGATCAGAACCTGCTCCCCAACATCAGCCTGGGTTGCGAGATCCGGGACTCCTGCTGGCACTCCTCAGTGGCCCTGGAGCAGAGCATCGAGTTCATCCGGGACTCGCTCATCTCCATCAGGGACGACAAGGACGGCTCCAAGTGGTGCGTTGACGGCACGCACTCCAACCAGCCACCGCCGACAAAGAAGCCCATTGCTGGGGTGATCGGACCCGGGTCCAGCTCCGTGGCCATTCAGGTGCAGAACCTGCTGCAGCTCTTCAACATCCCGCAGATCGCCTACTCCGCCACCAGCATCGACCTGAGCGACAAGACTCTGTTCAAGTACTTCCTGAGGGTCGTGCCCTCTGACACCCTGCAGGCCCGAGCCATGCTGGATATTGTGCAGCACTACAACTGGACCTACGTGTCTGCGGTGCACACTGAAG GGAACTATGGCGAGAGCGGGATGGAGGCCTTTAAGGAGCTGGCCTCTCAGGAAGGCTTGTGCATCGCCCACTCAGACAAAATCTACAGCAACGCCGGCGAGAAGCAGTTTGATCGCCTTCTCAGGAAGCTCCGCGAGCGCCTGCCCAAAGCTCGGGTGGTGGTGTGCTTCTGCGAGGGCATGACCGTCCGTGGGCTCCTCATGGCCATGCGGCGATTGGGGGTGTACGGGGAGTTCCTCCTGGTGGGCAG TGATGGATGGGCCGACCGCTACGAAGTGGTGGAGGGCTACGAGCAGGAAGCCAAGGGAGGAATCACCATGAAGCTGCAGTCGGAGGTGGTCAAGTCCTTCGACGATTACTACCTGAAACTGCGTCTGGACACCAACACCAGGAATCCTTGGTTTCCGGAGTTCTGGCAGTACCGCTTCCAGTGCCGCCTGCCCGGCCATCCTCAGGAGAACAAGAACTACAAGAAAGTCTGCACCG GAAATGAGAGCCTGCAAGAAAACTACATGCAGGACAGCAAGATGGGCTTCGTCATCAACGCCATCTACGCCATGGCCCACGGCCTCCACGACATGCACAGCGAGATGTGCCCGGGCCAGCCGGGGCTCTGCAACGCCATGGACCCCATTGACGGCAGCAAGCTTCTAGACTACCTGCTCAAGACGTCCTTCAGAGGCGTCTCGGGGGAGGATATCTACTTTGATGAAAACGGAGACACCCccggaag GTATGACATCATGAATCTACAGAACGTGGAGGACGGTCGCTATGACTACATCAATGTGGGATCCTGGCACGAGGGCATCCTGAACATCGACGACAACAAGCTGTGGATGAACAGCAGCGACATGGTGCGATCGGTCTGCAGCGACCCCTGCTCCAAAGGACAAATCAAG GTGATCAGGAAGGGCGAGGTGAGCTGCTGCTGGATCTGCACCACGTGCAAGGAGAATGAGTTTGTCCAGGATGAGTTCACCTGCAAGGCCTGCGAGCTGGGATGGTGGCCCGATGACGACTTGGCAG GCTGCCAGCCTCTGCCGCTGAAGTATCTCGACTGGGCAGATGTGGAATCCATCGTCGCCGTGGTGTTCTCCTGTGTGGGCATCCTCATCACCTCCTTTGTGACGTTCATTTTCATCCAGTACCGCGACACTCCCGTCGTGAAGTCGTCCAGCCGGGAGCTCTGCTACATTATCCTGGCGGGCATCTTCCTGGGCTACATCTGTCCGTTCACGTTGATCGCCCGTCCCACCGTGGCCTCCTGCTACCTGCAGCGCCTCCTGGTGGGCCTGTCGTCGGCAATGTGCTACTCTGCGCTGGTGACCAAGACCAACCGCATCGCTCGGATCCTGGCGGGCAGCAAGAAGAAGATCTGCACCAGGAAGCCGCGCTTCATGAGCGCCTGGGCGCAGGTGATCATCGCCTTCATGCTGATCAGCGTCCAGCTGACTCTGGAGATCACGCTCATCATTCTGGAGCCGCCTGAACCCATCAAGTCGTATCCCAGCATACGTGAGGTCTACCTCATCTGCAACACCAGCAACATTGGCATGGTGGCGCCGCTGGGCTACAACGGCCTTCTCATCATGAGCTGCACCTATTACGCCTTCAAGACGCGGAACGTCCCGGCCAATTTTAACGAGGCGAAATACATCGCCTTCACCATGTACACTACCTGCATCATCTGGCTGGCCTTCGTGCCCATCTACTTTGGCTCCAACTACAAGATCATCACCACCTCCTTCTCCGTCAGCCTCAGCGTCACCGTGGCGCTGGGCTGCATGTTCACACCCAAGATGTACATTATCATTGCTAAGCCGGAGAGGAATGTCCGAAGCGCCTTCACCACCTCCGACGTGGTTCGGATGCACGTCGGCGATGGGAAGTCTGCGGCGGCCTGCGGCACCAACAGCTTCCTCAACATGTTCCGCAGGAAGAAGCCCGCGTCTGGCAATGCAAA GTGCAAGACACCCTCCTCCGAGGGGAGGGAATGTGTGGCACAGACTGTCTGTGCATGTGAGGAAACAGGAAGCCGGCCTGAATCAGACGGCGGTCATCAGGCCCCTAACTAA
- the fbxo30b gene encoding F-box only protein 30b yields MDGNHAHCMSCVNQRCMARPQSGVSCDLITCPLVCGAVFHACKAEEHHLLCPLLRVPCLNRAYGCPATLVRQQMYAHLEVCPAGVVCCTMEWNRWPVSCMDYSSYESLSRGVEEVEQLDMALALQDQRTLLESLKLIAVAPTVERESLSPASKVAKVTEPTVPEAFIEFPSESSSSHPTKAASARERIANGINGLNEQHFTKLYEATLDTARSLATTLELVNSASNPNSGTEGTRAEAALQASRLGRLVQRGLSTNGSQEEPYPNNSLTNDCLEIVAARDEMVPPVHISKGLAQRAGHVVLQERGLVRQNHKPEWMLQSCQSFRGQDKSLCRSQAKMEDKNVDTSDLEQGDDPMGIGEMDLITAALIFCLEESRECRRISDTIRVEGGRINFGTQTFSFPAAVLVTNTMVGDMASASACDHAAPQLSYPSPFRTLRLGLVLEAQEVEAVPHNYYLQNNGRYQHMFPFVCAQPFRRDEFSSHFTNVHGDIHAGLNGWMEHRCPLAFYGCTFSQRRFYPSCPEAKVVHDRHLRSFGVQPCPALKPTGDSQSDQFSGLPNEILWHIAGFLDSFSLCQLSLVSRTMRDVCASLLQTRGIVELQWERRQCSSGHRTVSWQIKHKVWRFSTAFSPVLKWGFANLPSMSDHLKKCQYNTAEHRTEPVPLPAMCPEQEGFSLRRTLRHFST; encoded by the exons ATGGATGGCAACCATGCCCACTGTATGAGTTGTGTTAACCAGAGATGCATGGCCAGACCTCAGTCAGGCGTCTCCTGTGATCTGATCACCTGTCCACTGGTGTGTGGTGCCGTCTTTCACGCCTGCAAAGCCGAGGAGCACCACCTCCTGTGCCCCCTTTTGAGGGTCCCCTGCCTTAATAGAGCCTATGGCTGCCCTGCCACTCTGGTTCGCCAACAAATGTATGCACACCTGGAAGTGTGTCCTGCCGGGGTGGTGTGCTGCACCATGGAGTGGAACAGGTGGCCCGTTAGCTGCATGGACTACTCCTCGTATGAGAGCTTGAGTCGCGGCGTAGAGGAGGTTGAGCAGCTGGACATGGCACTCGCTCTCCAGGACCAGCGGACCCTTCTGGAGTCCCTCAAGTTGATTGCCGTTGCACCCACTGTCGAAAGGGAGTCGCTGAGTCCGGCGAGTAAGGTTGCCAAGGTAACAGAGCCGACTGTCCCGGAAGCTTTTATCGAGTTCCCATCTGAGTCTTCATCCTCGCATCCGACAAAAGCGGCGTCTGCAAGAGAGAGGATCGCCAATGGAATTAATGGACTGAACGAGCAGCACTTCACCAAACTGTACGAGGCCACCTTGGATACGGCGAGGAGCTTAGCCACCACTTTGGAGTTGGTCAACAGTGCGAGCAATCCTAATAGCGGCACTGAAGGCACGAGAGCAGAGGCGGCTCTCCAGGCGAGTAGACTGGGCCGCCTTGTGCAGCGTGGACTGAGCACAAATGGGTCTCAAGAAGAACCCTATCCAAATAATTCACTAACTAATGACTGCTTAGAGATAGTTGCCGCTCGGGATGAAATGGTACCTCCCGTGCACATCAGCAAGGGTTTGGCACAGAGGGCTGGGCATGTGGTGCTCCAAGAAAGGGGGCTGGTCCGACAAAACCATAAGCCTGAGTGGATGCTGCAGAGCTGTCAAAGTTTTAGGGGCCAAGACAAGTCTCTGTGCCGATCGCAAGCCAAGATGGAGGacaaaaatgtggacacctcagATCTGGAACAGGGTGATGACCCTATGGGAATCGGAGAAATGGATCTCATCACTGCAGCGCTCATCTTCTGCCTGGAAGAGTCCAGAGAATGTAGGAGGATCTCAGATACCATCCGCGTCGAGGGCGGACGCATCAACTTCGGCACGCAGACCTTCTCTTTCCCGGCAGCCGTCCTGGTGACCAACACGATGGTCGGCGACATGGCCTCTGCGTCTGCCTGCGACCACGCCGCCCCCCAGCTCTCCTATCCCAGCCCCTTCCGCACCCTCCGCCTTGGTCTCGTTTTGGAAGCCCAGGAGGTCGAGGCGGTCCCGCATAACTACTACCTCCAGAATAACGGCCGCTACCAGCACATGTTCCCCTTTGTCTGTGCTCAGCCTTTCCGTCGCGATGAGTTCTCCTCGCATTTCACAAACGTCCATGGTGATATTCACGCTGgtttgaatggatggatggagcacCGGTGCCCCCTCGCTTTTTACGGTTGCACCTTCTCCCAGCGGAGGTTTTACCCCTCTTGTCCAGAGGCCAAGGTGGTCCACGACAGGCACCTCAGGTCCTTTGGCGTCCAGCCATGCCCTGCTTTAAAACCCACAGGCGATTCCCAGTCTGACCAGTTCAGCGGATTACCCAATGAGATACTGTGGCACATAGCCGGCTTCTTGGACAGCTTCAGTCtgtgccagctgtctttggtatcACGGACAATGAGGGACGTTTGCGCCAGTCTCCTCCAGACCAGAGGCATCGTGGAGCTGCAGTGGGAACGGAGGCAGTGTTCCAGTGGACACAGGACAGTATCATGGCAGATTAAACACAAA GTGTGGAGGTTCAGCACCGCTTTCAGCCCGGTGCTGAAATGGGGCTTCGCCAACCTCCCCAGCATGTCAGACCACCTAAAGAAGTGCCAGTACAACACGGCGGAGCACAGGACCGAGCCCGTGCCCCTTCCCGCCATGTGTCCCGAGCAGGAGGGCTTCTCTCTGCGTCGCACCCTGCGCCATTTCAGCACTTGA
- the LOC131107319 gene encoding arachidonate 12-lipoxygenase, 12R-type-like: MAEYTLSVTTGTMLHAGTFDNLFVTLVGTEGQSGRTQLTGAGLGNDTGKVGTFSVTTAFTLGCLLLLKVEKDPFHEFKDQDWFCATILVRTPEKDDVFFPCYKWLSRGELVMLRGGRATKVFEDMHPRLKKHRKEELVQQKLTYKWDEYAEGMPYVFSIKDVNRIPAEARYSFSKAAEFGYRQNYVKEELSEKGIRYSTEHWESFEAMMKVSWFPRSPLSEMVPELWRNDDFFAYQFLNGVNVYVIRRCSELPSNFPVTEDMVSPFLDNGTTLTKEMERGNIFIVDYKIMEGLPTTIMDGKRVPLTAALCLLYMTPEKKLIPIAIQLGQTPSKDNPIFLPSDSEVDWLLAKLYVRHADTISSQLVSHLHNTHLIAEVFAMATLRNLPTIHPLYKLLIPHHRNTLYANTIARASLYGPGRALDNSALSAEGQVQLMRRALAQLTYHSLCPHKDIAARGLEAVPNFYYRDDALRLWNIIHSFVKAVVSYYYPSDSEVLADSELQEWVEEIFNYGFLGNISSGFPSSFQTVEELIKYVTMVIFTASARHASVNMGQLNYLVWIPNAPLLLHRPPPSVKGNATMDDLLLTLPNKSIGTLSMSLAWFLGKKYDDFVPLGQYPQHFSEPATLKMIEDFQAELSTLSNAIIQRNKDLDLPYLYLNPKEVENSVTI; this comes from the exons ATGGCCGAGTACACGCTGTCGGTGACAACAGGCACCATGCTGCATGCCGGTACCTTCGATAACCTCTTTGTTACTCTGGTGGGCACCGAGGGCCAGTCTGGGCGCACACAGCTAACCGGTGCCGGCTTGGGTAATGACACTGGGAAG GTGGGGACATTCTCAGTGACGACGGCTTTTACTTTAGGATGCCTCCTCCTACTCAAAGTGGAGAAAGATCCATTCCACGAGTTCAAAGACCAGGATTGGTTTTGTGCCACTATCTTAGTGAGGACGCCTGAGAAGGATGATGTTTTCTTCCCCTGCTACAAATGGCTGTCCAGGGGAGAACTTGTGATGCTGAGAGGAGGCAGAG cTACAAAGGTGTTTGAAGACATGCACCCACGACTCAAGAAGCACCGAAAAGAGGAATTGGTCCAACAGAAACTAACATACAA ATGGGATGAGTATGCTGAAGGAATGCCCTACGTCTTCAGCATTAAAGATGTAAACCGGATTCCAGCAGAAGCCAGATACTCTTTCTCAAAGGCTGCTGAGTTTGGATACCGACAAAACTATGT GAAGGAAGAGCTCTCGGAAAAAGGCATTCGGTATTCAACAGAGCACTGGGAAAGCTTCGAGGCCATGATGAAGGTGTCCTGGTTCCCAAGGTCGCCCCTCTCAG AAATGGTGCCAGAGCTGTGGAGGAACGATGACTTTTTTGCATACCAGTTTCTTAACGGAGTCAACGTGTACGTGATCAGACGCTGCTCCGAGCTGCCCTCCAACTTCCCGGTCACGGAGGACATGGTGTCACCGTTTTTGGACAATGGAACCACTTTGACTAAAGAGATGGAG AGGGGAAATATCTTCATTGTGGACTACAAAATCATGGAGGGTTTGCCAACGACCATAATGGATGGTAAACGTGTTCCTCTGACGGCTGCACTGTGCCTGCTTTACATGACTCCTGAGAAGAAACTAATTCCCATTGCCATTCAG CTCGGCCAGACGCCCTCAAAGGACAATCCTATCTTCCTTCCCAGTGATTCTGAGGTGGACTGGCTTCTGGCGAAGCTGTACGTGAGACACGCTGACACCATCAGCAGCCAGCTGGTCAGCCATTTGCACAACACTCATTTAATAGCGGAGGTTTTCGCCATGGCGACCCTTCGCAACTTGCCCACGATTCACCCCCTGTACAAG CTGCTGATACCCCACCATCGAAATACCCTTTATGCTAACACAATCGCCCGTGCTAGTCTTTACGGTCCTGGGAGAGCTCTTGATAAT AGTGCTCTTTCCGCAGAAGGACAAGTGCAGCTAATGAGAAGGGCACTGGCCCAGCTGACCTACCATTCACTATGCCCTCACAAAGACATTGCTGCCAGAGGCCTGGAGGCTGTTCCTAATTTTTATTACAGAGATGACGCTCTCAGGCTGTGGAACATCATTCACAG CTTTGTCAAGGCAGTAGTGTCGTATTATTACCCATCGGACAGCGAGGTGTTGGCAGATTCTGAACTCCAGGAATGGGTGGAGGAGATCTTCAACTATGGATTTCTGGGGAACATTTCTTCAG GTTTCCCTTCAAGCTTTCAAACGGTGGAAGAGCTTATAAAGTACGTCACTATGGTGATCTTCACGGCATCGGCTCGCCATGCTTCAGTCAACATGGGCCAG CTGAATTATCTAGTGTGGATCCCTAATGCTCCACTGTTGCTGCATCGGCCTCCTCCAAGCGTAAAGGGAAACGCTACCATGGACGACTTGCTGTTGACTCTGCCCAACAAATCCATCGGAACCCTGTCAATGTCTCTTGCATGGTTCCTGGGCAAGAAGTATGATGACTTT gTTCCTCTAGGCCAGTATCCTCAACATTTTAGTGAGCCTGCCACTTTAAAGATGATTGAGGATTTTCAAGCAGAGCTGTCCACCCTCAGCAACGCCATCATACAAAGGAACAAAGATCTTGATCTGCCCTATTTGTATTTGAACCCTAAGGAAGTAGAAAACAGTGTGAcgatataa